A window from Homo sapiens chromosome 15 genomic patch of type NOVEL, GRCh38.p14 PATCHES HSCHR15_9_CTG8 encodes these proteins:
- the NOP10 gene encoding H/ACA ribonucleoprotein complex subunit 3, translated as MFLQYYLNEQGDRVYTLKKFDPMGQQTCSAHPARFSPDDKYSRHRITIKKRFKVLMTQQPRPVL; from the exons ATGTTTCTCCAGTATTACCTCAACGAGCAGGGAGATCGAGTCTATACGCTGAAG AAATTTGACCCGATGGGACAACAGACCTGCTCAGCCCATCCTGCTCGGTTCTCCCCAGATGACAAATACTCTCGACACCGAATCACCATCAAGAAACGCTTCAAGGTGCTCATGACCCAGCAACCGCGCCCTGTCCTCTGA